One part of the Neoarius graeffei isolate fNeoGra1 chromosome 2, fNeoGra1.pri, whole genome shotgun sequence genome encodes these proteins:
- the LOC132881416 gene encoding tripartite motif-containing protein 16-like — protein sequence MAEASISVDQLSVDQFICPVCLDLLKDPVTINCGHSFCKVCINDCWDQDDKRGVYRCPQCRDTFTPRPVLRRNNMLDEVVEKLKKTTEVQAASPAHCYAGPGDVECDFCTGKKHKAVKSCLVCVASLCETHLKPHLEIPALKKHKLVKASGNLQEKICSQHDKVLEIYCRTDQSFICYLCTMHEHRGHDTVAAAAERTEKQSELKEEQMKSQQRIQEKQKKVQELKQAVNTIKRSAQTAVEDSERIFTELISSMEKKRSEVRKLIRDQEKAELSRAERLLEQLEQEIADLQRRVTELEQLSHTHDHIHFLQSFQSLCVSSGREDSPSITVNQHLSFDGVRKSLSDLKKRLEEFYQEEFIKIPEHAAAVQMILPSEPKSRDDFLPYFCDLTLDPNTVNCHLILSEKNRVVTRSERKQPYSDHPERFESFNQVLCKERVCGRCYWEVEWSSEGCVFISVSYKDIRRKGRGKECWFGRNNQSWSLCCSSSFSLSFHHNNIQTDLRVPSPSRIGVHVDHSAGTLSFYSVSDTMKLLHRVHTTFTQPLYAGFNLLDYGSTVRLCDPK from the exons atggccgaggccagtatttcagtagatcaGCTTTCAGTGGACCAGTTCatctgtccagtgtgtctggatctactgaaggatccagtgACGATCAACTGTGGTCACAGTTtttgtaaggtgtgtattaatgactGCTGGGATCAGGATGATAAGAGAGGAGTTTAtcgctgtcctcagtgcagagacactttcactccaaggcctgttctacgcagaaacaacatgctggatgaagtggtggagaaactgaagaagacgactgaagtccaagctgcttctcctgctcactgttacgctggacctggagatgtggagtgtgatttctgcaccgggaaaaaacacaaagccgtcaagtcctgtctggTGTGTGTGGCTTCCCTTTGTGAAACTCACTTAAAACCTCATCTTGAAATTCCTGCTTTAAAAAAGCACAAGTTAGTCAAAGCTTCTGGAAATctacaagagaagatctgctctcaGCATGATAAAGTACTggagatctactgtcgtactgacCAAAGCTTCATCTGTTATCTCTGTACGATGCATGAACACAGAGGTCATGACACAGTCGCAGCTGCAGCGGAAAGAACTGAAAAACAG agtgagttaaaggaggagcagatgaaatcccagcagagaatccaggagaagcagaagaaggtgcaggagctgaaacaggctgtgaacactataaag cgcagtgcacagacagcagtggaggacagtgagaggatctttactgagctgatcagctccatggagaaaaagcgctcggAGGTGAGGAAGCTGATCAGAGATCaagagaaggctgaactgagtcgagctgaacgactcctggagcaactggagcaggagattgctgatcttcagaggagagtcactgagctggagcagctttcacacacacacgatcacatccatttcctccag agttttcagtctctctgtgtctcttctgGACGTGAGGACTCACCCAGCATCACTGTCAATCAACacctctcatttgatggagtgaggaaatctctctctgatctgaaaaagagactcgaggaattctacCAGGAGGAATTCATCAAAATCCCTGAACATG ctgcagcagttcagatgaTTTTACCCTCAGAACCAAAGAGCAGAGATGATTTTCTGCCCT ATTTCTgtgatctgactctggatcccaacacagtAAATTGccacctcattctgtctgagaagaacagagtggTGACGCGCAGTGAGAGAAAGCAGccgtactctgatcatccagagagatttgagtcCTTCaatcaggtgttgtgtaaggagagagtgtgtggacgctgttactgggaggtggagtggagcagtGAGGGATGTGTgttcatatcagtctcatataaagacatcagaaGGAAAGGACGGGGTAAAGAGTGTTGGTTTGGAcgcaacaatcagtcctggagtctgtgctgttcttcttctttttctctctctttccatcaCAACAACATTcagactgatctcagagttccatccccctccagaataggagtgcatgtggatcacagtgcaggaactctgtccttctacagcgtctctgacacgatgaagctcctccacagagtccacaccacattcactcagcctctatacgctggaTTCAATTTACTTGATTATGGATCAactgtgagattgtgtgatccaaaataa